The following coding sequences are from one Aeromicrobium duanguangcaii window:
- a CDS encoding bifunctional [glutamine synthetase] adenylyltransferase/[glutamine synthetase]-adenylyl-L-tyrosine phosphorylase, whose amino-acid sequence MSRSRFADPETASANLARLGAVSAEFVEQISAVADPDTALTSLVALAETDDGRSVIEALDGDPVLRQRAMVVLGTSRAIGDFWRRHPQYVMDLVGENLLERPATEPEYRDWLTDATDPDALRVRYHRELAAIAARDLNAHTTFAQSSAELSDLAVATLEAALRIAVANEPEADLVRLAVIALGKTGGHELNYVSDVDVIFVHEPAEGADDHRASAVAARLASAIIRICGEHTAEGTIWEVDPNLRPEGKQGPLSRTLASHIAYYDRWAVTWEFQALLKTRYAAGDRELADQYLAALQPLVWKAAERADFVPEVRRMRRRVIENIPAAHRDRQLKLGSGGLRDVEFAVQLLQLVHGRVDEQIRSPNTLEALSALTERGYVGWRDGSALEESYEFLRALEHRLQLFRLRRTHLVPEDPDDLRRIGRSMGFATNPADNLVKEWQAHRRIVSRLHEKIFYRPLLEAVASLPEDRLRLSTQAAEDRLAALGFSDPRGAMAHISALSSGVTRRAVIQRSLLPAMLSWFAESPQPDAALLAFRQISEELGDSPWYLRKLRDEGTGAQQFAQMLSSSTYVTDLIRRAPDAVALLGDDEALVPRELERLDTEMTLAARRHPIPDGAVRAIRRIRRRELCRVAMSDVLGRLDITEVGEALTSINTATIAATLRTAELAWSIDHDRPVPTRNAIILMGRLGGHEAGYGSDADVMFVHDPIAGADVDEAKACALWVAQLIRKMLGAAGADPALEIDAGLRPEGKNGPLVRTFDAYAAYYAKWSDTWEAQALLRAEAAIGDPELCERFTALIDPLRYPEDGLSTTQEREIRRIKARVDSERLPRGANPNTHLKLGRGGLADVEWTIQLLQMQHAHRVPELRTTRTLAALEAAAEAGLLSTEDAQALIESWRLVARIRNGVVLWRAKPAESMVETAMDRAGLAHLLGIGQDHTEEMVNDYMRITRRARQVVERVFYE is encoded by the coding sequence GTGTCCCGATCCCGGTTCGCCGACCCCGAGACCGCCAGCGCCAACCTCGCCCGACTGGGGGCGGTGTCCGCGGAGTTCGTCGAGCAGATCTCGGCCGTCGCCGACCCCGACACCGCGCTGACGTCCCTCGTGGCGCTGGCCGAGACGGACGACGGCCGCAGCGTGATCGAGGCGCTGGACGGCGACCCGGTCCTGCGCCAGCGGGCCATGGTGGTGCTGGGCACGAGTCGCGCCATCGGCGACTTCTGGCGGCGGCACCCGCAGTACGTGATGGACCTCGTCGGCGAGAACCTGCTCGAGCGTCCGGCCACCGAGCCGGAGTACCGCGACTGGCTCACCGACGCGACCGACCCGGACGCGCTGCGGGTGCGGTACCACCGCGAGCTCGCGGCCATCGCCGCGCGCGACCTCAACGCGCACACGACGTTCGCCCAGTCGTCGGCCGAGCTGTCCGACCTCGCCGTCGCGACGCTCGAGGCGGCCCTGCGGATCGCGGTGGCCAACGAGCCCGAGGCCGACCTGGTGCGGCTCGCGGTCATCGCCCTGGGCAAGACCGGCGGTCACGAGCTGAACTACGTCAGCGACGTGGACGTCATCTTCGTCCACGAGCCGGCCGAGGGCGCCGACGACCACCGCGCCTCCGCGGTGGCCGCACGCCTGGCCTCGGCGATCATCCGGATCTGCGGCGAGCACACGGCCGAGGGCACCATCTGGGAGGTCGACCCGAACCTGCGGCCCGAGGGCAAGCAGGGACCGCTGTCGCGCACCCTGGCCAGTCACATCGCCTACTACGACAGGTGGGCGGTCACCTGGGAGTTCCAGGCTCTGCTCAAGACCCGGTACGCCGCGGGCGACCGCGAGCTGGCCGACCAGTACCTGGCGGCACTGCAGCCCTTGGTGTGGAAGGCCGCCGAGCGGGCGGACTTCGTGCCCGAGGTGCGTCGGATGCGCCGGCGCGTCATCGAGAACATCCCGGCCGCCCATCGCGACCGTCAGCTCAAGCTCGGCAGCGGCGGTCTGCGCGACGTCGAGTTCGCGGTCCAGCTGTTGCAGCTGGTCCACGGTCGCGTCGACGAGCAGATCCGCAGCCCCAACACGCTGGAGGCGCTCAGCGCGCTGACCGAGCGCGGGTACGTGGGCTGGCGCGACGGCTCGGCGCTGGAGGAGTCGTACGAGTTCCTGCGTGCGCTCGAGCACCGGTTGCAGCTCTTCCGGCTGCGGCGCACGCACCTCGTGCCCGAGGACCCCGACGACCTGCGCCGCATCGGCCGCAGCATGGGCTTCGCCACGAACCCGGCCGACAACCTGGTCAAGGAGTGGCAGGCGCACCGGCGGATCGTCAGCCGTCTGCACGAGAAGATCTTCTACCGCCCGCTGCTCGAGGCGGTCGCCTCGCTGCCCGAGGACCGGCTGCGGCTGAGCACGCAGGCCGCGGAGGACCGGCTCGCCGCCCTCGGCTTCAGCGATCCCCGCGGCGCCATGGCACACATCAGCGCCCTGTCCTCGGGGGTCACGCGCCGCGCGGTGATCCAGCGCTCGCTGCTCCCGGCGATGCTCAGCTGGTTCGCCGAGTCGCCGCAGCCCGACGCGGCGCTGCTGGCGTTCCGGCAGATCTCCGAGGAGCTCGGCGACTCGCCCTGGTACCTGCGCAAGCTGCGCGATGAGGGCACCGGCGCCCAGCAGTTCGCCCAGATGCTGTCCTCCAGCACCTATGTCACCGACCTCATCCGCCGGGCGCCCGACGCCGTGGCGCTGCTCGGTGACGACGAGGCACTGGTCCCGCGCGAGCTGGAACGTCTCGACACCGAGATGACGCTGGCGGCCAGGCGACACCCGATCCCCGACGGCGCGGTGCGCGCGATCCGGCGCATCCGGCGCCGCGAGCTGTGCCGCGTGGCGATGTCCGACGTGCTGGGCCGGCTGGACATCACCGAGGTCGGCGAGGCACTGACCTCGATCAACACCGCCACGATCGCCGCCACTCTGCGCACGGCGGAGCTGGCGTGGTCCATCGATCACGACCGGCCGGTGCCGACGCGCAACGCGATCATCCTCATGGGGCGGCTCGGCGGCCACGAGGCGGGCTACGGCTCCGACGCGGACGTCATGTTCGTGCACGACCCGATCGCGGGCGCCGATGTCGACGAGGCCAAGGCGTGCGCCCTGTGGGTTGCGCAGCTGATTCGCAAGATGCTCGGCGCGGCCGGTGCCGACCCCGCGCTCGAGATCGACGCCGGACTGCGGCCCGAGGGCAAGAACGGACCCCTCGTGCGGACCTTCGACGCCTACGCGGCCTACTACGCGAAGTGGTCCGACACGTGGGAGGCCCAGGCCCTGCTGCGTGCCGAGGCCGCCATCGGCGACCCCGAGCTGTGCGAGCGGTTCACGGCCCTGATCGATCCGCTGCGCTATCCCGAGGACGGCCTGTCGACGACCCAGGAGCGTGAGATCCGGCGCATCAAGGCCCGGGTCGACTCCGAGCGACTGCCGCGCGGCGCCAACCCGAACACCCACCTGAAGCTGGGCCGTGGCGGCCTGGCGGACGTCGAGTGGACGATCCAGCTGTTGCAGATGCAGCACGCCCATCGCGTGCCGGAGCTGCGCACGACCCGCACGCTGGCCGCGCTCGAGGCAGCGGCCGAGGCCGGCCTGCTGTCCACCGAGGACGCGCAGGCGCTCATCGAGTCGTGGCGCCTCGTCGCGCGGATCCGCAACGGCGTGGTCCTGTGGCGCGCCAAGCCCGCCGAGTCGATGGTCGAGACCGCCATGGACCGTGCCGGCCTGGCCCACCTGCTGGGCATCGGTCAGGACCACACCGAGGAGATGGTCAACGACTACATGCGCATCACGCGGCGGGCGCGCCAGGTCGTCGAGCGGGTCTTCTACGAGTGA
- a CDS encoding DUF3152 domain-containing protein, whose product MHFRLLPLLLTVGLLSAVPVAASAGANLAAPSAAPTSAPAPQRIVMTQRPQVKGTARFGRTLKRTVGRYSVGGLRFRTQWLRDGKAIKGATRASYKPRVRDVGHTIAVRVTVSRPGYTTIAPRSPRRTVKHVRDVRKTVKYSVKTNGTMTTSVPAFRRQVQQILDDPRGWRAAGIAFKRVTSGGSMTIVLSQASRVPTYSSGCSSTWSCRVGRHVIINQERWKHASPAWNKSKSTTLLGYRHMVVNHEVGHWLGWNHASCGGKGKKAPVMMQQSKGRNGCTFNPWPKPSERNVPRYR is encoded by the coding sequence ATGCACTTCCGGTTGCTTCCCCTGCTCCTGACCGTGGGCCTGCTCTCGGCCGTCCCCGTGGCGGCGTCCGCCGGGGCCAACCTCGCCGCGCCGAGCGCCGCGCCGACGTCGGCCCCCGCGCCGCAGCGCATCGTGATGACGCAGCGGCCGCAGGTGAAGGGCACGGCCCGCTTCGGCCGCACGCTGAAGCGGACGGTGGGGCGCTACTCGGTGGGAGGGCTGCGGTTCCGCACCCAGTGGCTGCGCGATGGCAAGGCGATCAAGGGCGCCACCCGCGCCTCCTACAAGCCCCGCGTCCGCGACGTCGGGCACACGATCGCGGTCCGGGTGACGGTGAGCCGTCCCGGGTACACCACCATCGCGCCGCGGTCGCCGCGCAGGACGGTCAAGCACGTGCGCGACGTGCGCAAGACCGTGAAGTACTCGGTCAAGACGAACGGCACGATGACCACGAGCGTCCCGGCCTTCCGGCGTCAGGTCCAGCAGATCCTGGACGACCCCCGGGGCTGGCGAGCGGCCGGCATCGCGTTCAAGCGGGTCACGTCGGGCGGCTCGATGACGATCGTGCTCTCGCAGGCCTCGCGGGTGCCCACGTACTCCAGCGGATGCTCGTCGACGTGGAGCTGCCGGGTCGGCCGCCACGTCATCATCAACCAGGAGCGCTGGAAGCACGCCTCGCCGGCCTGGAACAAGTCCAAGAGCACCACGCTGCTGGGCTACCGGCACATGGTCGTGAACCACGAGGTCGGTCACTGGCTCGGCTGGAATCACGCGTCGTGTGGTGGCAAGGGCAAGAAGGCGCCCGTGATGATGCAGCAGTCGAAGGGCCGGAACGGATGCACGTTCAACCCATGGCCGAAGCCCTCCGAACGCAACGTGCCCCGGTACCGCTAG
- a CDS encoding flagellar protein FlgN, translating into MNRTTRATLALAALGLALSGCTGSSDEDPKAQATPQDKWAQSLCEALEPTTAAISPPDTEAATTAAESKQEIVQFLRTLRDRLDAQAKVLDEAGAPPEVDAAAYEKAKKSVSDGSRTLQGVIKRLKKADPKNSEQMQTTLTQVGASLAESSSYQGPLAELSATNAELKKAFESNKTCASIMS; encoded by the coding sequence ATGAACAGGACGACCCGGGCCACCTTGGCCCTGGCGGCACTCGGTCTGGCACTCAGTGGGTGCACGGGCAGCTCCGACGAGGACCCGAAGGCCCAGGCGACGCCCCAGGACAAGTGGGCCCAGTCGTTGTGCGAGGCGTTGGAGCCGACGACCGCCGCCATCTCGCCGCCTGACACCGAAGCGGCCACCACCGCCGCCGAGTCCAAGCAGGAGATCGTCCAATTCCTGCGCACCCTCCGCGACCGCCTTGATGCCCAGGCCAAGGTTCTCGACGAGGCCGGCGCTCCCCCCGAGGTCGACGCCGCCGCCTACGAGAAGGCCAAGAAGTCGGTCTCGGACGGCTCACGGACCCTCCAGGGCGTCATCAAGCGCCTGAAGAAGGCCGATCCGAAGAACTCCGAGCAGATGCAGACCACCCTGACCCAGGTCGGCGCGTCCCTGGCGGAGTCCTCGAGCTACCAGGGCCCGCTGGCCGAGCTCAGCGCGACCAACGCCGAGCTGAAGAAGGCGTTCGAGAGCAACAAGACCTGCGCCTCCATCATGAGCTGA
- a CDS encoding DUF6801 domain-containing protein: MIGAAGANAADLEENFDYTCVVRAGGLGLGTHVINVLAETSVPDAVSPGEVIPPTPVTITLTLPELLRSSTAGLLGGTSASGTSTDSAVTITTAGETQTIAIPNLGAPDTAIPQVVNEPWIIPASGTVPAITTPDNAVGTVVVGMPAAFSITATITTPDGPVDSTLRCTGPADLTLGSIAVTPTEEPTTEPTTEPTTEPTTEPTTEPTTEPTTEPTTEPTTEPTTEPTTEPTTEPTTEPTTEPTTEPTTEPTTEPTTEPTTEPTTEPTTEPTTEPTTEPTTEPTTEPTTEPTTEPTTQPTTQPTAEPVKVTFNLKGSTTIKAGNGTAPLTGKIAADFDLASGKFVADLTLNKTTAKLKALGFLPVDADLTFKSVGKTTGAINLSNGQLTANSKVDIFIPTVKSFGLKIGGGAQCKTSSPSDIPLSSTGRFDPLRGGSVTGTYSIAKLQGCGLLTPVLSVFASGSGNKISATLAP; this comes from the coding sequence GTGATCGGAGCCGCGGGCGCCAATGCCGCGGACCTCGAGGAGAACTTTGACTACACGTGTGTGGTGCGGGCCGGCGGCCTGGGCCTCGGCACGCACGTCATCAACGTCCTGGCCGAGACGTCCGTTCCCGACGCCGTCTCGCCCGGCGAGGTGATTCCCCCGACTCCGGTGACCATCACCCTGACGCTGCCTGAGTTGCTGCGCAGCTCCACGGCAGGTCTCCTCGGTGGCACGTCGGCCTCGGGTACGTCCACCGACTCCGCGGTCACCATCACCACCGCTGGTGAGACCCAGACCATCGCGATCCCGAACCTCGGCGCGCCCGACACGGCGATCCCGCAGGTCGTGAACGAGCCGTGGATCATCCCGGCGTCCGGCACCGTGCCGGCGATCACGACCCCGGACAACGCGGTCGGAACGGTCGTCGTCGGCATGCCGGCGGCGTTCTCCATCACGGCCACCATCACCACCCCCGATGGCCCGGTCGACTCGACGCTGCGGTGCACCGGTCCTGCCGACCTGACCCTCGGCTCGATCGCCGTCACGCCGACCGAGGAGCCGACCACCGAGCCGACCACGGAGCCGACCACGGAGCCGACCACCGAGCCGACCACCGAGCCGACCACCGAGCCGACCACGGAGCCGACCACGGAGCCGACCACCGAGCCGACCACCGAGCCGACCACCGAGCCGACCACCGAGCCGACCACCGAGCCGACCACCGAGCCGACCACCGAGCCGACCACCGAGCCGACCACCGAGCCGACCACCGAGCCGACCACCGAGCCGACGACGGAGCCGACCACCGAGCCGACCACCGAGCCGACCACCGAGCCGACCACGGAGCCGACCACCGAGCCGACCACCGAGCCGACCACCGAGCCGACCACGCAGCCGACCACGCAGCCGACTGCTGAGCCGGTCAAGGTCACGTTCAACCTGAAGGGCAGCACCACGATCAAGGCCGGCAACGGCACCGCCCCGCTCACGGGCAAGATCGCGGCTGACTTCGATCTGGCCAGCGGCAAGTTCGTCGCCGACCTGACGCTGAACAAGACCACGGCCAAGCTGAAGGCCCTGGGCTTCCTGCCCGTCGACGCGGATCTCACCTTCAAGTCGGTCGGCAAGACCACGGGTGCCATCAACCTGAGCAACGGTCAGCTGACGGCCAACTCGAAGGTCGACATCTTCATCCCGACGGTCAAGTCGTTCGGTCTGAAGATCGGTGGCGGCGCGCAGTGCAAGACGTCGTCGCCGTCCGACATCCCGCTGTCGTCGACCGGCCGCTTCGATCCCCTCAGGGGTGGCTCGGTGACCGGTACGTACTCGATCGCGAAGCTCCAGGGCTGCGGTCTGCTGACGCCGGTCCTGTCGGTCTTCGCGTCGGGCAGCGGCAACAAGATCAGCGCCACGCTCGCTCCTTGA
- a CDS encoding fatty acid desaturase family protein, which yields MPLLKRRKHAPIERLSASEHNQAPVPLVDAYDPNRKSTVGLDFMTYEQLEEFGRELDTVRQRVLDDLGQEDADYIRRVMRLQKWLEVFGRIGIFLPIFPPAFIAGVICLSLSKIIENMEIGHNVMHGQYDWMNDPMINGLRYEWDNVAPSQDWKHGHNYIHHTYTNVHGMDRDIGYGLLRIDKDQPWYPNHRFNLPLAFTLMLFFQWGVMYHGIELDEYLGGKMSKEEFVARKKRAYAKVRRQVFKDYVAYPLIACAAIPFVGWWAPVAVIGANLVANLARNVWTFLVIFCGHFPAGAETFQEEDAQNETRGQWYLRQLLGSANISGSKPFHVLTGNLSYQIEHHLFPDIPARRYDEVSHDVQRLVEKYGLRYNTGRLSKQLGSVVRQLGAYSKKPSDPYKVGRSPESKALRRAKREAMKAHQAA from the coding sequence ATGCCCCTGTTGAAGCGAAGGAAGCACGCCCCCATCGAGCGGTTGAGCGCCTCGGAGCACAACCAGGCACCCGTGCCGCTCGTCGACGCCTACGACCCGAACCGCAAGTCGACCGTCGGCCTGGACTTCATGACGTACGAGCAGCTGGAGGAGTTCGGGCGCGAGCTCGACACCGTCCGCCAGCGCGTGCTCGACGACCTGGGCCAGGAGGACGCCGACTACATCCGCCGCGTCATGCGCCTGCAGAAGTGGCTCGAGGTGTTCGGCCGCATCGGCATCTTCCTGCCGATCTTCCCGCCCGCGTTCATCGCCGGCGTCATCTGCCTCTCCCTCTCGAAGATCATCGAGAACATGGAGATCGGCCACAACGTCATGCACGGTCAGTACGACTGGATGAACGACCCGATGATCAACGGCCTGCGCTACGAGTGGGACAACGTCGCGCCGTCGCAGGACTGGAAGCACGGCCACAACTACATCCACCACACGTACACGAACGTGCACGGCATGGACCGTGACATCGGCTACGGCCTGTTGCGGATCGACAAGGACCAGCCGTGGTACCCCAACCACCGGTTCAACCTGCCCCTGGCGTTCACGCTGATGCTGTTCTTCCAGTGGGGCGTGATGTACCACGGCATCGAGCTCGACGAGTACCTCGGCGGCAAGATGAGCAAGGAGGAGTTCGTCGCCCGCAAGAAGCGCGCCTACGCGAAGGTCCGTCGCCAGGTGTTCAAGGACTACGTCGCCTACCCGCTGATCGCCTGCGCCGCCATCCCCTTCGTCGGCTGGTGGGCACCCGTCGCGGTCATCGGCGCGAACCTCGTCGCGAACCTCGCCCGCAACGTCTGGACCTTCCTGGTCATCTTCTGCGGCCACTTCCCGGCCGGCGCCGAGACCTTCCAGGAGGAGGACGCCCAGAACGAGACCCGCGGCCAGTGGTACCTGCGCCAGCTGCTCGGGTCGGCCAACATCTCCGGCTCGAAGCCGTTCCACGTGCTGACCGGCAACCTCAGCTACCAGATCGAGCACCACCTGTTCCCGGACATCCCCGCTCGCCGGTACGACGAGGTGAGCCACGACGTGCAGCGTCTGGTCGAGAAGTACGGACTGCGCTACAACACCGGCCGCCTCTCCAAGCAGTTGGGCAGTGTCGTCCGCCAGCTGGGCGCGTACTCCAAGAAGCCGTCCGACCCGTACAAGGTCGGCCGCTCGCCGGAGTCGAAGGCCCTGCGCCGGGCCAAGCGTGAGGCGATGAAGGCCCACCAGGCCGCCTGA
- a CDS encoding ferredoxin reductase has translation MGLIRRALASPAVAKVTSPHHPDEYLTLVHPMLTVQAVRGRVVDVIRETGSASTVLMRPNGAWSGFVPGQHVEFGVEVEGTRRVRVFSVSSSAERKDGLFSVSVKAHPDGYVSQFLHAGHLKPGTIVYLSPASGDFVLPKQVPEDMLLISGGSGITPVMSMLRTLADRGHRGHVTFLHYARSREDEMFSTELDALGELPFVDMVRVYTREPEPGAELVGRITLDHLRRLDIDATTTPTWVCGPAGLIASVHELYEELGAKDQLTAEYFKVPSVDLNAADATGSVTFEASGVAAPNSGTTILEQAEAAGLSPVYGCRMGVCNTCAVKKLHGAVRHVISGEVCADTDETIKVCVNVPVGDVAVDL, from the coding sequence ATGGGACTGATCCGCAGGGCCCTGGCCTCCCCGGCCGTCGCCAAGGTCACGTCCCCGCACCATCCCGACGAGTACCTGACCCTCGTCCACCCCATGCTCACGGTCCAGGCCGTGCGGGGTCGCGTCGTCGACGTCATCCGTGAGACCGGTTCCGCCAGCACCGTCCTGATGCGGCCCAACGGCGCCTGGTCCGGATTCGTCCCGGGCCAGCACGTCGAGTTCGGCGTCGAGGTCGAGGGCACCCGCCGCGTGCGCGTGTTCAGCGTGTCGAGTTCCGCAGAGCGCAAGGACGGGCTGTTCAGCGTCTCGGTCAAGGCCCACCCCGACGGCTACGTCTCGCAGTTCCTGCACGCCGGCCACCTCAAGCCCGGCACGATCGTCTACCTCTCCCCCGCCTCCGGTGACTTCGTGCTCCCGAAGCAGGTCCCCGAGGACATGCTGCTGATCAGCGGCGGCTCGGGCATCACCCCGGTCATGAGCATGCTGCGCACGCTGGCCGATCGCGGCCACCGCGGCCACGTCACCTTCCTGCACTACGCCCGCTCCCGCGAGGACGAGATGTTCTCCACCGAGCTGGACGCCCTGGGCGAGCTGCCGTTCGTCGACATGGTGCGCGTCTACACCCGCGAGCCCGAGCCGGGCGCCGAGCTGGTCGGACGCATCACCCTCGACCACCTGCGCCGTCTGGACATCGACGCGACGACCACGCCGACGTGGGTCTGCGGACCCGCCGGGCTGATCGCCTCGGTCCACGAGCTCTACGAGGAGCTCGGCGCGAAGGACCAGCTGACGGCCGAGTACTTCAAGGTCCCCTCGGTCGACCTGAACGCCGCGGACGCGACCGGCAGCGTCACGTTCGAGGCCAGCGGCGTCGCCGCCCCCAACTCCGGCACCACGATCCTCGAGCAGGCCGAGGCCGCCGGGCTGTCCCCCGTCTACGGATGCCGCATGGGTGTGTGCAACACCTGCGCGGTCAAGAAGCTCCATGGCGCCGTGCGTCACGTCATCAGCGGTGAGGTCTGTGCCGACACCGACGAAACCATCAAGGTCTGCGTCAACGTCCCCGTGGGCGACGTCGCGGTCGATCTGTGA
- a CDS encoding TetR family transcriptional regulator — MSEAGSARQQQKERTRAALLNAALELSSEQGFAQTSLRQVAKRAGVVPAAFYRHFASMDELGLALVERCFGTLRTMIRDASRDPQVFLQIIDAAAEILVEAVKQNKADFAFVARERVGGSEVVRRAISHELDLFVSELAVVLARLPHIETWSADDVQMVSRLFVRNMVANAEEVVEMPEGRPDLEERIREGARRQMRLIVLGFKDWRS, encoded by the coding sequence GTGTCAGAAGCCGGTAGTGCGCGTCAGCAGCAGAAGGAGCGCACCCGTGCGGCTCTCCTCAACGCCGCGCTGGAGTTGAGCAGTGAGCAGGGATTCGCCCAGACCAGCCTGCGCCAGGTGGCGAAGCGCGCGGGCGTCGTCCCTGCGGCGTTCTACCGGCACTTCGCGTCGATGGACGAGCTGGGGCTGGCGCTGGTCGAGCGGTGCTTCGGCACGCTGCGCACCATGATCCGCGACGCCTCGCGCGACCCCCAGGTGTTCCTGCAGATCATCGACGCGGCCGCCGAGATCCTGGTCGAGGCGGTCAAGCAGAACAAGGCCGACTTCGCCTTCGTGGCGCGCGAGCGCGTCGGCGGGTCCGAGGTCGTGCGACGCGCGATCAGCCACGAGCTGGACCTGTTCGTCTCGGAGTTGGCCGTCGTGCTGGCGCGACTGCCCCACATCGAGACCTGGAGCGCCGACGACGTGCAGATGGTGTCGCGGCTGTTCGTGCGCAACATGGTGGCGAACGCCGAGGAGGTCGTCGAGATGCCCGAGGGTCGGCCTGACCTCGAGGAGCGCATCCGCGAGGGCGCCCGCCGCCAGATGCGGCTCATCGTGCTGGGCTTCAAGGACTGGCGCAGCTGA
- a CDS encoding GTP pyrophosphokinase, with protein sequence MTSSDTSDPVDLGILRELAGTPHGPVEWRQRMRETQRQMSAFLMEYKFALDEVETKISILREEFELAHEYSPIEHVKSRLKTVESLVAKVDRIDCPRDLPTIRERIRDIAGIRVSCAFVEDTYRFATMLSQQQDLTVLETKDYIANPKPNGYRSLHLIVSLPVFLSDRTVHVPVEVQIRTIAMDFWASVEHRIYYKYRNEVPEHLGGKLARVASTAADLDAQMGRLREEIRSLS encoded by the coding sequence ATGACGAGCAGTGACACGTCCGACCCGGTCGACCTGGGCATCCTGCGCGAGCTGGCCGGGACGCCCCACGGGCCGGTCGAGTGGCGCCAGCGGATGCGCGAGACGCAGCGGCAGATGTCGGCGTTCCTGATGGAGTACAAGTTCGCCCTCGACGAGGTCGAGACCAAGATCTCGATCCTGCGCGAGGAGTTCGAGCTCGCCCACGAGTACAGCCCGATCGAGCACGTGAAGTCGCGCCTGAAGACCGTTGAGAGCCTGGTCGCCAAGGTCGACCGCATCGACTGCCCGCGCGACCTGCCCACGATCCGCGAGCGGATCCGCGACATCGCCGGCATCCGGGTCTCCTGTGCCTTCGTCGAGGACACCTACCGCTTCGCCACGATGCTCTCGCAGCAGCAGGACCTCACGGTCCTGGAGACGAAGGACTACATCGCCAACCCGAAGCCGAACGGCTACCGGAGCCTGCACCTGATCGTCTCGCTGCCGGTCTTCCTGTCCGACCGCACGGTGCACGTGCCGGTCGAGGTCCAGATCCGCACGATCGCGATGGACTTCTGGGCCAGCGTCGAGCACCGGATCTACTACAAGTACCGCAACGAGGTGCCCGAGCACCTGGGCGGGAAGCTGGCCCGGGTCGCCAGCACCGCGGCCGATCTCGACGCCCAGATGGGCCGCCTGCGCGAGGAGATCCGCTCGCTGTCCTGA